One Actinomadura viridis genomic region harbors:
- a CDS encoding thiolase domain-containing protein produces MPSLNGAAVIVGAYEHPGRRLPDHTLARVHREVVAGALADAGLGPQDVDGFFCDSSAPGYGAIDLMQYLGLQCAYTESGEMGGASYIAYLGHAAAAIAAGKCRVAVISLAGLPSHRRPQAPPETPSPAVAFQVNGYRGGYGPVADYALVARRHMHEFGTTPEQLAWVKVASSRHAAHNPDAFLTGAVTVDDVLGSPLIADPLHRLDCCVVTDGGGALVVVHPDVAASLGRAGAVLRGHGESHKTSFAGEVDLTYSANRRSGELAYAEAGVGPSDIDYASLYDSFTITVLLALEDLGFCGRGEGGRFVEDGGLVSGSGRLAVNTDGGGLSSNHPGNRGGMTKVIEAVRQLRGEAHPAVQVPGCRLALASGTGFRLGANHYSSTVILERTT; encoded by the coding sequence ATGCCCAGCCTGAACGGGGCGGCCGTGATCGTCGGCGCCTACGAACATCCGGGACGCCGCCTCCCGGACCACACGCTCGCCCGGGTCCATCGCGAGGTCGTCGCGGGAGCGCTGGCCGACGCCGGGCTCGGTCCCCAGGACGTCGACGGCTTCTTCTGCGACTCCTCGGCTCCGGGCTACGGTGCGATCGACCTGATGCAGTACCTCGGTCTCCAGTGCGCGTACACGGAGTCCGGCGAGATGGGCGGCGCCAGCTACATCGCCTACCTCGGGCACGCGGCGGCGGCGATCGCCGCGGGCAAGTGCCGTGTCGCGGTCATCTCCCTGGCCGGGCTGCCCAGCCACCGCCGGCCGCAGGCGCCGCCGGAGACCCCCTCGCCCGCCGTGGCGTTCCAGGTGAACGGGTACCGGGGAGGCTACGGCCCGGTCGCCGACTACGCGCTGGTCGCGCGGCGGCACATGCACGAGTTCGGCACCACGCCGGAGCAGCTCGCCTGGGTGAAGGTCGCCTCCTCCCGGCACGCGGCGCACAACCCGGACGCCTTCCTCACCGGCGCCGTGACCGTCGACGACGTCCTCGGCTCGCCGCTCATCGCCGACCCGCTCCACCGTCTCGACTGCTGCGTGGTCACCGACGGGGGAGGCGCCCTCGTGGTCGTGCACCCCGACGTCGCCGCGTCGCTCGGGCGGGCCGGTGCGGTGCTGCGCGGCCACGGGGAGAGCCACAAGACCTCGTTCGCCGGCGAGGTGGACCTGACGTACTCGGCGAACCGGCGTTCCGGGGAGCTGGCCTACGCCGAGGCGGGCGTCGGCCCGTCCGACATCGACTACGCCTCCCTCTACGACTCCTTCACGATCACCGTGCTCCTGGCGCTGGAGGACCTCGGGTTCTGCGGACGGGGCGAGGGCGGGCGGTTCGTGGAGGACGGCGGCCTGGTCAGCGGCTCGGGGCGGCTGGCGGTCAACACCGACGGCGGTGGCCTGTCCAGCAACCACCCAGGGAACCGCGGGGGCATGACCAAGGTCATCGAGGCGGTGCGGCAGCTGCGCGGTGAGGCGCATCCCGCCGTCCAGGTGCCGGGCTGCCGGCTCGCGCTCGCCTCCGGCACCGGGTTCCGCCTGGGCGCCAACCACTACAGCTCGACCGTCATCCTGGAGCGCACCACATGA
- a CDS encoding Zn-ribbon domain-containing OB-fold protein, which yields MSEYYAAGLPTPSPEVDPETRPYWDAAERGELVLPHCEPCGRPFWYPRGFCPRCGGDDLRWSASDGRGTVDTYSVVRRAGGAWASAVPFVLALVTLDAGVTVQANIVDCPAGDLAVGLRVAAVFERAEPEDLPVLRFVPVREPEAGAS from the coding sequence ATGAGCGAGTACTACGCGGCCGGACTGCCGACCCCCTCGCCCGAGGTCGATCCCGAGACGAGGCCCTACTGGGACGCGGCGGAGCGCGGTGAGCTGGTGCTCCCGCACTGCGAGCCGTGCGGGCGGCCCTTCTGGTACCCGCGCGGCTTCTGCCCGCGGTGCGGCGGTGACGACCTGCGGTGGAGCGCTTCGGACGGGCGCGGCACCGTGGACACCTACTCCGTCGTCCGCCGGGCCGGGGGCGCCTGGGCCTCGGCGGTGCCGTTCGTCCTGGCGCTGGTCACGCTCGACGCCGGGGTCACGGTGCAGGCCAACATCGTCGACTGCCCGGCCGGGGACCTGGCCGTCGGCCTGCGGGTGGCCGCCGTGTTCGAGCGCGCCGAGCCCGAGGACCTGCCCGTGCTGCGATTCGTCCCCGTACGGGAGCCGGAGGCCGGGGCCTCCTAG
- a CDS encoding ABC transporter ATP-binding protein encodes MGGGDTPPAGAASLEVAGVTAGYGAHTVLRDVSLAVGDGEVVTLLGHNGAGKSTLLRAIAGALDVERGDIRFGGVSQLGRGAARIARDGIALVPQGRGIFPTLSIGENLQLGAGVARNVTDRTRVTLDFVLELFPALADRLHEDAGTLSGGQQQMVAIGTALMASPKLLLLDEPSTGLAPVLVQTMLAQIRSVHRELGIGVLIVEQNIHEALRISDRAYVLRLGEIVREGAASTLLDAPDIWGLF; translated from the coding sequence ATGGGGGGCGGGGATACGCCGCCCGCCGGCGCCGCATCACTCGAGGTGGCCGGCGTCACCGCCGGCTACGGCGCGCACACCGTCCTGCGGGATGTGTCGCTCGCGGTCGGTGACGGCGAGGTCGTGACGCTGCTCGGGCACAACGGCGCCGGCAAGTCCACCCTGCTGCGCGCGATCGCCGGCGCGCTGGACGTCGAACGAGGCGACATCCGCTTCGGCGGCGTCAGCCAGCTTGGCCGGGGCGCGGCGCGCATCGCCCGGGACGGCATCGCCCTGGTACCCCAGGGCCGCGGGATCTTCCCGACGCTGAGCATCGGGGAGAACCTCCAGCTGGGGGCGGGCGTGGCCCGCAACGTGACCGACCGGACGCGGGTGACGCTCGACTTCGTGCTCGAACTGTTCCCCGCGCTGGCCGACCGGCTCCACGAGGACGCCGGCACGCTGAGCGGCGGGCAGCAGCAGATGGTCGCCATCGGCACGGCGCTGATGGCCAGCCCGAAGCTCCTGCTCCTGGACGAGCCCTCGACGGGCCTGGCCCCGGTGCTCGTCCAGACCATGCTCGCCCAGATCCGCTCGGTCCACCGCGAGCTGGGGATCGGCGTACTGATCGTCGAGCAGAACATCCACGAGGCGCTGCGCATCTCCGACCGCGCCTACGTCCTGAGACTCGGAGAGATCGTGAGAGAGGGAGCGGCTTCGACGCTCCTGGACGCCCCTGACATCTGGGGCCTCTTCTAG
- a CDS encoding ABC transporter substrate-binding protein, with protein sequence MAALTLAAACTTSNEDTGSTAAGVQGATGKAETAAKTYKLGLGLPLTGSAAAYGEEYRAVTEMGVKKANEDFAADGIKIELVTADTQATAEGGVNAANKLGAVEKAPAILTGWGTVVQASMPIAVDRGFALLNAGVQTSTLVGASPNLVNLLPMNNSMFTDYASHLTKTLGYKKFAYIAIDTDTGRAAAEEFAKAVKDAGGEIVATESIRQDATDATAQIAKIKAANPDFMYMHALLVDGASILKAAREADLKSVIGTYTAVAESAVIREAGKEKSNNMLYVSHLPKDVDGTRGLLKSLRESHPKMVIANQSYDPYWYSTPFLYAQVIKKLRAQGAPVTGANVLAVMREAKDLNVPIIGPVDLTNKLTYKAPTTIRQIKDWKADPLDDATVASVSSDD encoded by the coding sequence GTGGCAGCGCTGACACTGGCGGCGGCCTGCACCACGTCCAACGAGGACACCGGCTCCACGGCCGCGGGCGTCCAGGGCGCGACGGGCAAGGCCGAGACCGCCGCGAAGACCTACAAGCTCGGACTCGGGCTGCCGCTGACCGGCTCCGCCGCCGCCTACGGCGAGGAGTACCGCGCGGTCACCGAGATGGGCGTCAAGAAGGCCAACGAGGACTTCGCCGCCGACGGCATCAAGATCGAACTGGTCACGGCCGACACCCAGGCGACCGCCGAGGGCGGCGTGAACGCCGCGAACAAGCTCGGAGCCGTCGAGAAGGCGCCCGCGATCCTGACCGGATGGGGAACGGTCGTCCAGGCCTCGATGCCGATCGCCGTGGACCGCGGGTTCGCGCTGCTGAACGCCGGCGTCCAGACCTCGACCCTGGTCGGGGCGAGCCCCAACCTGGTCAACCTGCTGCCGATGAACAACTCCATGTTCACCGACTACGCCTCCCACCTCACCAAGACGCTCGGGTACAAGAAGTTCGCCTACATCGCGATCGACACCGACACCGGCCGGGCCGCGGCGGAGGAGTTCGCCAAGGCGGTCAAGGACGCGGGCGGTGAGATCGTGGCGACCGAGTCGATCCGGCAGGACGCCACGGACGCCACGGCCCAGATCGCGAAGATCAAGGCGGCCAACCCGGACTTCATGTACATGCACGCGCTGCTCGTCGACGGCGCGTCCATCCTGAAGGCGGCGCGCGAGGCGGACCTGAAGTCGGTCATCGGCACGTACACCGCGGTCGCCGAGAGCGCGGTCATCCGCGAAGCGGGCAAGGAGAAGAGCAACAACATGCTCTACGTCTCGCACCTGCCCAAGGACGTCGACGGGACGCGCGGCCTGCTCAAGTCCCTGCGCGAGTCGCACCCGAAGATGGTCATCGCGAACCAGTCCTACGACCCCTACTGGTACTCCACCCCGTTCCTCTACGCACAGGTGATCAAGAAGCTCCGCGCGCAGGGCGCGCCGGTCACCGGCGCGAACGTCCTCGCCGTCATGCGCGAGGCCAAGGACCTGAACGTGCCGATCATCGGCCCGGTGGACCTGACGAACAAGCTCACCTACAAGGCCCCGACCACGATCCGTCAGATCAAGGACTGGAAGGCCGACCCCCTGGACGACGCGACCGTCGCGTCCGTCAGCAGCGACGACTGA
- a CDS encoding branched-chain amino acid ABC transporter permease, which produces MDLLIVLIKTGLVMGLLYGLFAYGLSLILAVNKVFHVAQGATFVFSAYAFLTLGTTYELPMAVAFLGAVFVAAAAATGMEYLVYRPLARRNAAPTVVLVASLLVVAFTTYVIELGWGAGVVAVKPPEWFAWSTTVLGLRLEAYDLSVLVMSLLVFALMHWFLTRTRPGLEFRAVGDNAERAKALAIDLDRVFLRSMILGSVLVVPAAVLLSLKAPIHPSMGFDLLLKAVIALTIGGMGRMSGALIGGLLVGVTEALPPFWLPTEWGEFVLFIVALAFVIFRPTGLMGNKRKPRKSRKSRESAEAVPASTTA; this is translated from the coding sequence GTGGACCTCCTGATCGTGCTCATCAAGACGGGCCTGGTGATGGGCCTGTTGTACGGACTGTTCGCCTACGGTCTGAGCCTGATCCTCGCTGTCAACAAGGTGTTCCACGTGGCGCAGGGAGCGACGTTCGTCTTCTCCGCCTACGCCTTCCTGACACTGGGAACGACCTACGAGCTCCCGATGGCCGTCGCCTTCCTCGGGGCGGTGTTCGTGGCCGCCGCCGCCGCGACGGGCATGGAGTACCTCGTGTACCGGCCGCTGGCCAGGCGCAACGCCGCCCCGACGGTCGTGCTGGTCGCCTCGCTCCTCGTGGTCGCGTTCACCACGTACGTGATCGAACTGGGGTGGGGCGCCGGAGTGGTGGCGGTCAAGCCGCCGGAGTGGTTCGCGTGGTCGACCACGGTGCTCGGGCTGCGCCTGGAGGCCTACGACCTCAGCGTCCTGGTCATGAGCCTGCTGGTCTTCGCCCTGATGCACTGGTTCCTCACCCGGACCCGTCCCGGGCTGGAGTTCCGGGCGGTCGGGGACAACGCCGAGCGCGCCAAGGCCCTGGCCATCGACCTCGACCGGGTCTTCCTCCGGTCCATGATCCTGGGGTCGGTGCTCGTCGTGCCGGCGGCCGTGCTGCTGTCGCTGAAGGCGCCGATCCACCCGAGCATGGGATTCGACCTGCTGCTGAAGGCCGTGATCGCCCTGACGATCGGCGGCATGGGACGCATGAGCGGCGCCCTCATCGGCGGCCTTCTGGTCGGCGTGACCGAGGCACTCCCGCCGTTCTGGCTGCCCACCGAATGGGGCGAGTTCGTCCTGTTCATCGTGGCGCTCGCCTTCGTCATCTTCCGCCCGACCGGACTGATGGGCAACAAGCGCAAGCCGCGGAAGTCCCGCAAGTCCCGTGAGTCCGCCGAGGCCGTGCCGGCGTCGACGACCGCCTGA
- a CDS encoding ABC transporter permease subunit → MGYYLISLMGLLPIFVILGISFNLLLGYGGLLSVSHGGFFGIGAYATAILIKDFHLEFLPAVGAGAALAGVMSLIVGYAAGRLSDEFLFIVTIATQVALVELFNNLEFTGRSAGISGIPRPTIMGFRFDDNLKVAILAWIFCAVIALVCWRVVRSPYGRLLKALREDVPAARSLGKRALWTKVTVFAFSSAIAGIAGGLYATHTLYISPAEFTVDRSVEILSITIIGGLAAYWGPFVGAAVVLALPEALSFADIPDSIAGPINGIVYTTIVLLLLIYRPQGIFGRGAVEEAERAARRKAARSGRRDGGVPAPPEEPADAPSPIVVPPREGGTMAERAKVLRCEGIGISFGGLKAVDDVTLSIRPGKITALVGPNGAGKTTVFNLLSGALKADTGRTFYGDQDISALSIERRAHLGVVRSFQEVRLFENMTVLENIHVATTDFRKETLIAQFSPMSFRAGEGAEEERAERMLHGIGLHDKRHSLAGDLSYAEQKMLMMGRLLATGASCYLLDEPMSGLDQGARAQLSDLLRRMVADGTSICIVEHSMQVVREVASWVMFLDRGRLLTEGTPDEVMNDPTLTALYFGQTV, encoded by the coding sequence ATGGGCTACTACCTGATCAGCCTGATGGGCCTGTTGCCCATCTTCGTGATCCTGGGCATCTCGTTCAACCTGTTGCTCGGCTACGGCGGGCTGCTGTCGGTCTCGCACGGCGGATTCTTCGGCATCGGCGCCTACGCCACCGCCATCCTGATCAAGGACTTCCATCTCGAGTTCCTGCCCGCCGTGGGCGCCGGCGCCGCCCTGGCCGGGGTGATGAGCCTGATCGTCGGCTATGCCGCCGGGCGGCTGTCCGACGAGTTCCTCTTCATCGTGACGATCGCCACGCAGGTGGCGCTCGTGGAGCTGTTCAACAACCTGGAGTTCACCGGCCGCTCGGCCGGCATCTCCGGCATCCCCCGCCCGACGATCATGGGCTTCCGGTTCGACGACAACCTCAAGGTCGCGATCCTGGCGTGGATCTTCTGTGCCGTGATCGCCCTGGTGTGCTGGCGGGTCGTGCGGTCACCGTACGGGCGGCTGCTGAAGGCCCTGCGCGAGGACGTCCCGGCCGCGCGCTCCCTCGGCAAGCGCGCGCTGTGGACCAAGGTCACCGTCTTCGCCTTCAGCTCGGCGATCGCCGGCATCGCCGGTGGCCTGTACGCCACCCACACCCTCTACATCAGCCCCGCCGAGTTCACCGTCGACCGCTCGGTGGAGATCCTGTCGATCACCATCATCGGCGGCCTGGCCGCGTACTGGGGCCCGTTCGTCGGCGCCGCCGTCGTCCTGGCGCTTCCGGAGGCCCTGAGCTTCGCGGACATCCCGGACTCGATCGCCGGCCCGATCAACGGCATCGTCTACACCACGATCGTCCTGCTGCTGCTGATCTACCGTCCGCAGGGGATCTTCGGCCGCGGCGCCGTGGAGGAGGCCGAACGGGCCGCCCGGCGCAAGGCGGCCCGTTCGGGGCGCCGGGACGGCGGAGTGCCCGCGCCGCCGGAGGAGCCGGCGGACGCGCCGAGCCCGATCGTGGTGCCGCCGCGCGAGGGCGGCACGATGGCCGAGCGCGCGAAGGTCCTGCGGTGCGAGGGCATCGGCATCTCCTTCGGCGGCCTCAAGGCGGTCGACGACGTCACGCTGTCGATCAGGCCGGGGAAGATCACCGCGCTGGTGGGGCCGAACGGGGCGGGCAAGACGACGGTCTTCAACCTGCTCAGCGGGGCGTTGAAGGCCGACACCGGGCGGACCTTCTACGGGGACCAGGACATCTCCGCGCTCAGCATCGAGCGGCGGGCGCATCTCGGTGTCGTGCGTTCGTTCCAGGAGGTCCGCCTCTTCGAGAACATGACCGTCCTGGAGAACATCCACGTCGCGACCACGGACTTCCGCAAGGAGACGCTCATCGCGCAGTTCTCCCCGATGTCCTTCCGCGCCGGGGAGGGGGCCGAGGAGGAACGCGCCGAGCGGATGCTCCACGGCATCGGCCTCCACGACAAGCGGCACTCGCTGGCCGGGGACCTGTCCTACGCCGAGCAGAAGATGCTCATGATGGGACGCCTGCTGGCGACCGGGGCCAGCTGTTACCTGCTCGACGAGCCCATGTCCGGCCTCGACCAGGGCGCCCGCGCCCAGCTGTCGGACCTGCTGCGGCGGATGGTCGCCGACGGCACGTCCATCTGCATCGTCGAGCACAGCATGCAGGTCGTCCGGGAGGTCGCCTCCTGGGTGATGTTCCTCGACCGCGGGCGGCTGCTCACCGAGGGCACGCCCGACGAGGTCATGAACGACCCGACGCTGACCGCGCTCTACTTCGGGCAGACGGTATGA
- a CDS encoding SDR family NAD(P)-dependent oxidoreductase, translated as MSESKVVVVTGGGDGIGRTIVDHLAAEGWGVCVADIDGDAALRAAAELTEAGHRVVGVCADVSQEEDVQRIGEVAEAELGPLTAWINNAGNTRPAMLVKMEAGAFDDVMAVHARGTFLGIREAARRMVAAGTPGVIVNVTSVAGLGGTIGQINYSAAKGAIIAMTKSAAKELGRYGIRVNAVAPSAATKMTDTIMNDPKFSKTYLSRIALGRFAEAEEMAPAFGFLLSDGAGYLTGQVLSVDGGTYMVS; from the coding sequence ATGAGCGAGTCCAAGGTGGTGGTCGTCACCGGTGGAGGTGACGGGATCGGCCGCACGATCGTCGATCACCTGGCCGCCGAGGGGTGGGGCGTCTGCGTCGCCGACATCGACGGGGACGCGGCCTTGCGGGCCGCGGCCGAGCTGACCGAGGCCGGGCACCGCGTCGTCGGGGTGTGCGCCGACGTCTCCCAGGAGGAGGACGTCCAGCGCATCGGCGAGGTGGCGGAGGCCGAACTCGGCCCGCTGACCGCCTGGATCAACAACGCCGGGAACACCCGCCCGGCCATGCTGGTCAAGATGGAGGCCGGCGCCTTCGACGACGTCATGGCCGTGCACGCCCGGGGGACGTTCCTGGGGATCCGCGAGGCCGCCCGGCGGATGGTCGCGGCCGGCACGCCCGGCGTGATCGTCAACGTGACCTCCGTGGCCGGGCTCGGCGGCACGATCGGGCAGATCAACTACTCGGCCGCCAAGGGCGCGATCATCGCGATGACCAAGTCGGCGGCCAAGGAACTCGGCCGGTACGGGATCAGGGTCAACGCCGTGGCCCCGTCCGCCGCGACCAAGATGACCGACACCATCATGAACGATCCGAAGTTCTCCAAGACCTACCTGTCCAGGATCGCCCTGGGCCGGTTCGCGGAGGCCGAGGAGATGGCGCCCGCGTTCGGGTTCCTGCTGTCGGACGGGGCCGGCTACCTGACCGGCCAGGTGCTGTCCGTCGACGGCGGCACGTACATGGTGTCGTGA
- a CDS encoding SDR family NAD(P)-dependent oxidoreductase, with protein MGRLAGKVALITGASGGQGAAEARLFAAEGAAVVIADVLAEQGEALAAEITAAGGRALFRELDVTDEDGWTALVAEIERTFGRLDVLVNNAGVGDGRGVIDQGLRGWDRVIDINVWGPVAGMRAVAPAMARGGGGSIVNISSVAGLTGYDHAAYTAGKWALRGVTKVAALEFADDGIRVNSVHPGTIVTPMLAGIGDEVIRNYVRVNPGRRAGTSEEIAWAVLYLASDEASFTTGAELAVDGGFIAGGANRALELAVAARKEDRDA; from the coding sequence ATGGGGCGGCTAGCGGGCAAGGTGGCGCTGATCACCGGCGCGTCCGGAGGGCAGGGAGCGGCCGAGGCCCGGCTGTTCGCCGCCGAGGGCGCGGCGGTCGTCATCGCCGACGTGCTGGCCGAGCAGGGTGAGGCGCTCGCGGCCGAGATCACGGCCGCCGGCGGCCGTGCCCTCTTCCGCGAACTCGACGTCACCGACGAGGACGGCTGGACGGCCCTCGTGGCCGAGATCGAGCGCACGTTCGGCCGGCTGGACGTCCTGGTCAACAACGCCGGCGTCGGGGACGGCCGGGGCGTGATCGACCAGGGGCTGCGGGGCTGGGACCGGGTGATCGACATCAACGTGTGGGGGCCGGTGGCGGGCATGCGCGCCGTGGCCCCGGCCATGGCCCGCGGCGGGGGCGGCTCGATCGTCAACATCTCCTCCGTCGCCGGGCTCACCGGGTACGACCACGCCGCCTACACCGCCGGCAAGTGGGCGCTCCGCGGCGTCACCAAGGTCGCGGCCCTGGAGTTCGCCGACGACGGGATCCGGGTCAACTCCGTCCACCCGGGCACGATCGTCACCCCGATGCTCGCCGGGATCGGCGACGAGGTGATCCGGAACTACGTCCGGGTCAACCCCGGCCGCCGGGCCGGGACCTCGGAGGAGATCGCCTGGGCGGTGCTGTACCTGGCCTCGGACGAGGCGTCGTTCACCACGGGCGCGGAGCTGGCCGTCGACGGCGGGTTCATCGCCGGCGGGGCGAACCGCGCCCTGGAACTGGCCGTCGCCGCGCGGAAGGAGGACCGAGATGCCTGA
- a CDS encoding SDR family NAD(P)-dependent oxidoreductase — MPEPGGHIRDRTSLDGKVAVVTGAARGMGAEQARSLAARGAAVLLADVDAGGGRALAAELEEYGAGTAFVPADVRDPAHWETIRETALDRFGGVHVLVNNAGVVGHRRIGRITRAEWQRVMDINLKGAFLGMKTLAPDIRDAGGGSIVNVSSAAGLDQHPDPSYTASKWGLRGLTKTAAQEFGPWRIRVNSIHPGYMDTPMNDFASPALRAAKVSLLPLGRPGEAWEAGELVAFLASDAAAFITGAEIAVDGGWTSGAQATEARRMR, encoded by the coding sequence ATGCCTGAGCCCGGCGGACACATCCGGGACCGGACCTCGCTGGACGGCAAGGTCGCCGTGGTCACCGGCGCCGCCCGCGGGATGGGCGCCGAGCAGGCGCGCTCGCTCGCGGCACGCGGCGCCGCCGTCCTCCTGGCCGACGTGGACGCCGGAGGCGGGCGGGCGCTGGCCGCGGAGCTGGAGGAGTACGGCGCGGGGACCGCGTTCGTTCCGGCCGACGTGCGCGACCCTGCGCACTGGGAGACCATCCGCGAGACGGCCCTGGACCGTTTCGGCGGGGTCCACGTCCTGGTGAACAACGCGGGGGTCGTCGGTCACCGGCGGATCGGCAGGATCACCCGGGCCGAGTGGCAGCGCGTCATGGACATCAACCTCAAGGGCGCGTTCCTGGGCATGAAGACGCTCGCGCCGGACATCCGCGACGCCGGCGGCGGCTCGATCGTCAACGTCTCCTCGGCGGCCGGGCTGGACCAGCACCCCGATCCGTCGTACACGGCCAGCAAGTGGGGCCTGCGCGGCCTGACGAAGACGGCCGCGCAGGAGTTCGGGCCGTGGCGGATCCGGGTCAACAGCATCCATCCCGGCTACATGGACACGCCGATGAACGATTTCGCCTCGCCCGCCCTGCGGGCCGCCAAGGTGTCGCTGCTCCCGCTCGGGCGGCCCGGCGAGGCATGGGAGGCGGGCGAGCTCGTCGCGTTCCTCGCCTCGGACGCCGCGGCGTTCATCACCGGGGCCGAGATCGCCGTCGACGGCGGCTGGACCTCCGGAGCCCAGGCCACCGAGGCCCGCCGCATGCGCTGA
- a CDS encoding SDR family NAD(P)-dependent oxidoreductase — translation MGFVEFEGRSVVVTGAGGGLGREYALALARHGARVMVNDLGGTVDGTGGGASMADGVVREIQEAGGEAVACYDSVSTPEGGQAIIDATMDAFGQVDAVIHNAGILRDRSLANLSPEELDAVIDVHLKGGFNITIPAFKVMKAASYGRIVLTSSSSGLLGNFGQANYGAAKTGLVGLMHVAAIEGARYGILANCIAPGARTRMTSGMLGELEELLDPAQVAAMGVYLASPQCTHTHEIYSAGGGRFARYVVGVNDGWFTSKGPASADDVLAHIDEIRDMDTLHVFDSGPEELALLQRMAAKAGALKPAG, via the coding sequence ATGGGCTTCGTCGAATTTGAAGGCCGATCCGTCGTCGTCACCGGGGCCGGTGGCGGCCTCGGCCGCGAGTACGCGCTGGCGCTCGCCAGGCATGGCGCCCGGGTCATGGTGAACGACCTCGGCGGAACGGTCGACGGCACCGGCGGCGGGGCCTCGATGGCCGACGGCGTCGTCCGCGAGATCCAGGAGGCGGGCGGCGAGGCGGTCGCCTGCTACGACAGCGTGTCCACCCCCGAGGGCGGCCAGGCGATCATCGACGCCACGATGGACGCCTTCGGCCAGGTGGACGCGGTGATCCACAACGCGGGCATCCTGCGTGACCGGTCCCTGGCGAACCTCTCCCCCGAGGAGCTCGACGCGGTCATCGACGTCCACCTCAAGGGCGGGTTCAACATCACGATCCCGGCCTTCAAGGTGATGAAGGCCGCCTCGTACGGGCGCATCGTGCTCACCTCGTCCTCCTCGGGCCTGCTGGGCAACTTCGGCCAGGCCAACTACGGCGCCGCCAAGACCGGCCTGGTCGGCCTGATGCACGTCGCGGCCATCGAGGGCGCCCGGTACGGGATCCTGGCGAACTGCATCGCCCCCGGCGCGCGCACCCGCATGACCTCGGGCATGCTCGGCGAGCTGGAGGAACTGCTCGACCCGGCCCAGGTCGCCGCGATGGGGGTCTACCTGGCGTCGCCCCAGTGCACCCACACGCACGAGATCTACTCCGCCGGCGGCGGCCGGTTCGCCCGCTACGTGGTCGGCGTGAACGACGGCTGGTTCACGTCGAAGGGCCCCGCGAGCGCCGACGACGTCCTGGCGCACATCGACGAGATCCGCGACATGGACACGCTCCACGTGTTCGACAGCGGCCCGGAGGAACTCGCGCTGCTCCAGCGGATGGCCGCCAAGGCCGGCGCGCTGAAGCCGGCCGGTTAG